In Rhodobacter xanthinilyticus, a single window of DNA contains:
- a CDS encoding YjbH domain-containing protein, with protein sequence MAHRFPKFAQISTLALLAAGLPLGQSAAQAEATMGWSLGAYGAPGLLDMPTAEALSDGTVAASVAARADQVRGNFAFQIAPRMTAVLRFSREKDLGPGGAALKDRSLDLHYQILSEAGMRPAVAVGLRDIMGNGQQSAEYLVATKTLRPDLRATAGIGWGRLGSQGSFGGGTRPAGSLDGRLNGDAWFRGPMAAFAGLAWQANDKLTLKAEISSDAYATETALAGFYRKSSLNFGAEYKINPMASVAAYYLAGSEVGVQFTIALDPHQPPAPSGLETAPLPVRPRPAPGADPEGWSGAWSADPTAEPAIRASVAQALAKDGQVLDGMRLSATAVDVRVRNETYGAQSQAIGHTARILTRALPPSVETITITPVAGGMPTSAVTFRRADLERLENTQAGEILAAAQIGEAAPGAFTPTEGLYPRYQVGVKPYLEFSSFDPGQDLHADAGLELSGRLEFLPGLVLSGALHQKVAGNLDEQTRVSTSPVQHVRSDLAEYQKHGDATLQRLQLAWYARPGENLYSRVSLGYLERMYGGVSGEILWKPVDSRLALGAELDLVKQRDFDQRLGLQNYETVSGHLSAYYDFGSGVTGQLDVGRYLARDWGATVSIDRKLANGWSVGAFATLTDMSSADFGTGSFDKGVRLRIPLSWALGQPTQMTFAPTIRPYTGDGGARVDVEGRLYETVTETHMGGLYEDWGRFWR encoded by the coding sequence GTGGCGCACCGTTTTCCGAAATTCGCTCAGATCAGCACCCTTGCGCTGCTCGCCGCGGGGCTCCCGCTTGGCCAGAGCGCGGCGCAGGCCGAGGCGACGATGGGCTGGAGCCTTGGGGCCTATGGCGCGCCGGGGCTGCTTGACATGCCCACCGCCGAGGCACTCTCGGATGGCACAGTCGCGGCCTCGGTGGCGGCGCGGGCCGATCAGGTGCGCGGCAATTTCGCCTTCCAGATCGCGCCGCGGATGACCGCCGTGCTGCGCTTTTCGCGCGAGAAAGACCTCGGCCCGGGCGGTGCGGCGCTCAAGGACCGCAGCCTCGATCTGCATTATCAGATCCTCTCCGAGGCCGGCATGCGCCCGGCGGTTGCGGTGGGCCTGCGCGATATCATGGGCAACGGCCAGCAAAGCGCCGAATATCTTGTGGCCACGAAGACGCTCCGCCCCGATCTTCGCGCCACCGCCGGGATCGGCTGGGGCCGGCTCGGCAGCCAGGGGTCTTTCGGCGGCGGCACCCGCCCGGCCGGCAGCCTCGACGGCCGTCTGAACGGCGATGCCTGGTTCCGCGGCCCGATGGCGGCCTTCGCGGGCCTCGCCTGGCAGGCCAATGACAAGCTCACCCTGAAGGCCGAGATCAGCTCGGACGCCTATGCCACCGAGACCGCGCTCGCCGGTTTCTACCGCAAGAGCTCGCTCAATTTCGGCGCCGAATACAAGATCAACCCGATGGCCTCGGTCGCGGCCTATTACCTCGCGGGCTCCGAGGTCGGCGTGCAGTTCACCATCGCCCTCGACCCCCATCAGCCGCCCGCGCCCTCGGGGCTCGAGACCGCGCCCCTGCCGGTGCGCCCGCGCCCCGCGCCCGGCGCCGACCCGGAGGGCTGGTCGGGCGCCTGGAGCGCCGACCCGACCGCCGAACCCGCGATTCGCGCCTCGGTGGCGCAGGCGCTCGCCAAGGACGGCCAGGTGCTCGACGGCATGCGCCTGAGCGCGACCGCGGTCGATGTGCGGGTGCGCAACGAGACCTATGGCGCGCAATCGCAGGCGATCGGCCATACCGCGCGGATCCTGACGCGCGCGCTGCCGCCCTCGGTCGAGACGATCACCATCACCCCGGTCGCCGGCGGCATGCCGACCTCGGCGGTGACCTTCCGCCGCGCCGATCTCGAGCGCCTCGAGAACACCCAGGCCGGCGAGATCCTCGCCGCCGCGCAGATCGGCGAGGCCGCGCCCGGCGCCTTTACCCCGACCGAGGGCCTCTACCCGCGCTATCAGGTCGGCGTGAAACCCTATCTCGAATTCTCGAGCTTCGATCCGGGCCAGGATCTGCATGCCGATGCCGGGCTCGAGCTTTCCGGCCGGCTCGAATTCCTGCCCGGGCTCGTCCTTTCGGGCGCGCTGCACCAGAAGGTCGCGGGCAATCTCGATGAGCAGACCCGCGTCTCGACCTCGCCGGTCCAGCATGTGCGCTCGGATCTCGCGGAATACCAAAAACACGGCGATGCCACGCTGCAACGGCTCCAGCTCGCCTGGTATGCCCGCCCCGGCGAAAACCTCTACAGCCGCGTCAGCCTAGGCTATCTCGAGCGGATGTATGGCGGCGTTTCGGGCGAGATCCTGTGGAAACCGGTCGACAGCCGGCTCGCGCTCGGCGCCGAGCTCGATCTCGTCAAGCAGCGCGATTTCGACCAGCGCCTCGGCCTCCAGAATTATGAAACCGTCTCCGGCCATCTCTCGGCCTATTACGATTTCGGCTCGGGCGTGACCGGCCAGCTCGATGTCGGGCGCTATCTGGCGCGCGATTGGGGCGCGACCGTCTCGATCGACCGCAAGCTCGCCAATGGCTGGAGCGTGGGCGCCTTCGCGACCCTCACCGACATGTCCTCGGCCGATTTCGGCACCGGCAGCTTCGACAAGGGCGTGCGGCTGCGGATCCCGCTGTCCTGGGCGCTCGGCCAGCCGACGCAGATGACCTTCGCGCCGACGATCCGGCCCTATACCGGCGACGGCGGGGCGCGCGTCGATGTCGAGGGGCGGCTCTACGAGACCGTCACCGAGACCCATATGGGCGGCCTCTACGAGGATTGGGGGAGATTCTGGCGATGA
- a CDS encoding metal ABC transporter permease: MLDDFLLRAALAGLGLTLATGPLGSFVVWRRMAYFGDATSHAAILGVALAFGLGLPVYAGTLIVALAVAVTVASLSGRGHASDTVLGVIAHSALAFGLVAASFLSGLRVDLSAFLFGDILAVSRADLAVIWGGAAAVAGLLAWRWQGLLTATVSEALARASGLDPRRERLVLTLALALTVAVAIKIVGALLIAALLIVPAATARQIARSPEAMALGATLTGAASVLAGLWASLRFDTPAGPSIVAAAAILFLASLVLRRP, from the coding sequence ATGCTTGACGATTTTCTTCTGCGCGCGGCGCTCGCGGGGCTCGGGCTGACCCTGGCGACCGGGCCGCTTGGCTCTTTCGTGGTCTGGCGGCGCATGGCCTATTTTGGGGATGCGACCTCGCATGCCGCTATCCTTGGTGTGGCGCTGGCCTTCGGGCTCGGGCTGCCGGTCTATGCGGGGACGCTGATCGTGGCGCTCGCGGTGGCGGTGACGGTCGCCTCGCTCTCCGGGCGCGGCCACGCGAGCGATACGGTCCTTGGCGTGATCGCCCATTCCGCGCTCGCCTTCGGGCTCGTCGCGGCCTCGTTCCTGAGCGGGCTGCGGGTCGATCTCTCGGCCTTCCTCTTCGGCGATATCCTGGCGGTCAGCCGTGCCGATCTCGCGGTGATCTGGGGCGGCGCGGCGGCGGTGGCGGGGCTTCTCGCCTGGCGCTGGCAGGGCCTGCTGACCGCTACCGTCAGCGAGGCGCTGGCCCGCGCCTCCGGCCTCGATCCGCGCCGCGAGCGCCTCGTCCTCACGCTCGCGCTCGCGCTCACCGTCGCAGTCGCGATCAAGATCGTCGGCGCCCTTCTGATCGCGGCGCTGCTGATCGTGCCGGCCGCCACCGCGCGCCAGATCGCCCGCTCGCCCGAGGCCATGGCGCTCGGCGCAACCCTCACCGGCGCGGCCTCGGTGCTCGCCGGGCTCTGGGCCTCGCTGCGCTTCGACACCCCCGCCGGCCCCTCGATCGTGGCGGCCGCGGCGATCCTGTTCCTGGCCTCGCTGGTGCTGCGCCGACCCTGA
- a CDS encoding YjbF family lipoprotein, translated as MSHTRRRPRRVLARGICGLALIALVTAGCARDSAGLGAPKASVGAKLGGLLPGRKAAAAPAAVAPAPDLAQAALASIPGPVVLASFEANGAQMVFGLVGENGAMRSYQSPDQRGLVLRAGLLAATRGLGNDLMSSDTAAVSALIHARRPGTAERVQRYLDGSGIERPVPMRCTVALGAEVSQPIGAITYSGQQVAEHCEGSGAVIDNVYIVSPEGRIVMSRQWLGPELGYVTIQVLRG; from the coding sequence ATGAGCCACACCAGGCGGCGCCCCCGGCGGGTGCTCGCGCGGGGGATCTGCGGGCTGGCGCTGATCGCGCTGGTGACGGCGGGCTGCGCGCGCGATTCGGCGGGGCTCGGCGCCCCGAAAGCCTCGGTGGGCGCGAAACTGGGCGGGCTCTTGCCCGGGCGCAAAGCCGCTGCAGCCCCGGCCGCCGTGGCCCCCGCCCCCGATCTCGCCCAGGCCGCGCTCGCCTCGATCCCCGGCCCCGTGGTGCTGGCGAGCTTCGAGGCCAATGGCGCGCAGATGGTCTTCGGCCTTGTTGGCGAGAACGGCGCGATGCGCAGCTACCAAAGCCCCGATCAGCGCGGCCTCGTGCTGCGCGCGGGGCTCCTGGCCGCCACCCGCGGCCTCGGCAATGATCTGATGTCGAGCGATACCGCCGCCGTCAGCGCCCTGATCCACGCTCGCCGCCCCGGCACAGCCGAGCGCGTGCAACGCTACCTCGACGGCTCGGGCATCGAACGCCCGGTGCCGATGCGCTGCACCGTCGCGCTCGGCGCCGAAGTCAGCCAGCCGATCGGCGCGATCACCTATTCGGGCCAGCAAGTCGCGGAACATTGCGAAGGCTCGGGCGCGGTGATCGACAACGTCTATATCGTCAGCCCCGAGGGCCGGATCGTGATGTCGCGCCAATGGCTCGGCCCCGAACTCGGCTATGTCACGATCCAGGTGCTGCGCGGCTGA
- a CDS encoding aldehyde dehydrogenase family protein: MTKMIQCISPVDGRVYAERAGLSLAEAEALIARARVAQADWAARPLEERIALVKAGIAQLNEMKDQVVEELAWQMGRPTRFGGEFGGVNDRTAYMAEIAPSALAPMVVEDSERFRRLIAREPVGVVFIIAPWNYPYLTTVNTLVPALIAGNAVVLKHATQTMLVGERLVEAFAAAGLPEDLFLNVNLTHEVTEALIQARAFNFINFTGSVGGGQAIERAAAGTFTGLGLELGGKDPGYVMDDADLDAAVDSLMDGAMFNAGQCCCGIERIYVHESLYDAFVEKAVAWVKTLKLGNPFEPESTLGPMANKRFARVVRDQIAEAVAEGAVPLIAPALFPADDGEAYLAPQILVNVNHEMRVMREESFGPVVGIMSVKDDAEAIAAMNDSPYGLTCSLWTADPARAEAVGAQLQTGTVFMNRCDYLDPALCWTGCKDTGRGGSLSVLGYYAVTRPKSYHLKKVTK, translated from the coding sequence ATGACGAAAATGATCCAATGTATCTCGCCGGTGGACGGCCGGGTCTATGCCGAGCGGGCGGGCCTCTCGCTCGCCGAGGCCGAGGCGCTGATCGCGCGCGCGCGCGTGGCGCAAGCCGATTGGGCCGCGCGCCCGCTTGAAGAGCGCATCGCGCTCGTCAAGGCCGGCATCGCGCAACTGAACGAGATGAAGGACCAGGTGGTCGAGGAACTCGCCTGGCAGATGGGCCGCCCGACGCGCTTTGGCGGCGAATTCGGCGGCGTGAACGACCGCACCGCCTATATGGCCGAGATCGCGCCCTCCGCGCTCGCGCCGATGGTCGTCGAGGACAGCGAGCGCTTCCGCCGCCTGATCGCGCGCGAGCCGGTCGGCGTCGTGTTCATCATCGCGCCCTGGAACTACCCCTATCTGACCACCGTCAACACCCTCGTCCCCGCCCTGATCGCGGGCAATGCGGTGGTGCTCAAACATGCGACGCAGACCATGCTGGTGGGCGAGCGCCTCGTCGAGGCCTTCGCCGCCGCCGGCCTGCCCGAGGATCTCTTCCTCAACGTCAACCTCACCCATGAGGTCACCGAGGCGCTGATCCAGGCGCGCGCCTTCAACTTCATCAACTTCACCGGCTCGGTCGGCGGCGGCCAGGCGATCGAACGCGCCGCGGCGGGCACCTTCACCGGGCTCGGGCTCGAGCTCGGCGGCAAGGATCCGGGCTATGTGATGGATGACGCCGATCTCGACGCCGCCGTCGACAGCCTGATGGACGGCGCGATGTTCAACGCCGGCCAGTGCTGCTGCGGGATCGAGCGGATCTATGTCCATGAAAGCCTCTATGACGCTTTCGTCGAAAAGGCGGTGGCCTGGGTGAAAACGCTCAAGCTCGGCAACCCGTTCGAGCCCGAGAGCACCCTCGGCCCGATGGCCAACAAACGCTTCGCCCGCGTCGTGCGCGACCAGATCGCCGAGGCCGTGGCCGAAGGCGCGGTGCCGCTCATCGCCCCCGCGCTCTTCCCCGCCGATGATGGCGAGGCCTATCTCGCGCCGCAGATCCTCGTGAACGTCAACCACGAGATGCGGGTGATGCGCGAGGAGAGCTTCGGCCCGGTCGTCGGCATCATGTCGGTCAAGGATGACGCCGAGGCGATCGCGGCGATGAACGACAGCCCCTACGGGCTGACCTGTTCGCTCTGGACCGCCGACCCCGCCCGCGCCGAGGCGGTGGGCGCGCAATTGCAAACCGGCACGGTCTTCATGAACCGCTGCGATTACCTCGACCCGGCGCTGTGCTGGACCGGCTGCAAGGACACCGGTCGCGGCGGCTCGCTCTCGGTTCTGGGATATTACGCCGTGACCCGCCCGAAATCCTACCATCTCAAGAAGGTGACGAAATGA
- a CDS encoding iron-containing alcohol dehydrogenase, producing the protein MTAPSVNWSYPTAIKFGPGRIAELADHCRSVGLTKPLLVTDKALAALPITAQALDILEKAGLGRAVFSEVDPNPNEANMAAGIAVYQAGGHDGVICFGGGSALDLGKMIALMAGQRADLSVWDLEDIGDWWTRADGAKIAPILAVPTTAGTGSEVGRAGVLTNSVTHKKKIIFHPKLMPAVTICDPELTVGMPPFITAGTGMDALAHCLEAFCSPFYHPMSQGVALEGMRLVFENLPKVYATPGDIEARAQMMSAAAMGAVAFQKGLGAIHSLSHPVGAVYGTHHGTTNACVMPMVLDYNRAAIEERIEKAAAYLGIAGGFEGFKAKVMELRKTLNIPENLTAMGVRAEDLDMLTEMALEDPSCGGNPIEMTRENTRALFAACM; encoded by the coding sequence ATGACTGCCCCCAGCGTGAACTGGTCCTATCCGACCGCGATCAAATTCGGCCCCGGCCGGATCGCCGAGCTCGCCGATCATTGCAGATCGGTCGGGCTGACGAAGCCCCTTCTGGTCACCGACAAGGCGCTGGCCGCCCTGCCGATAACCGCGCAGGCGCTTGATATCCTTGAGAAAGCGGGCCTCGGGCGCGCGGTGTTCTCCGAGGTCGACCCGAACCCGAACGAGGCCAACATGGCCGCGGGCATCGCCGTCTATCAGGCCGGCGGCCATGATGGCGTGATCTGCTTCGGCGGCGGCTCGGCGCTCGATCTGGGCAAGATGATCGCCCTGATGGCCGGTCAGCGCGCCGATCTCTCGGTCTGGGATCTCGAGGATATCGGCGATTGGTGGACCCGCGCGGATGGCGCGAAAATCGCCCCGATCCTCGCCGTGCCGACGACCGCGGGCACCGGCTCCGAGGTCGGGCGCGCGGGCGTTCTGACCAATTCCGTGACCCACAAGAAGAAGATCATCTTCCATCCGAAACTGATGCCCGCGGTCACGATCTGCGACCCCGAGCTCACCGTCGGCATGCCGCCCTTCATCACCGCCGGCACCGGCATGGACGCGCTCGCCCATTGCCTCGAGGCCTTCTGCTCGCCCTTCTACCACCCGATGAGCCAGGGTGTGGCGCTCGAGGGGATGCGGCTCGTCTTCGAGAACCTGCCCAAGGTCTATGCCACCCCGGGCGATATCGAGGCGCGCGCGCAGATGATGTCGGCCGCCGCGATGGGCGCGGTCGCCTTCCAGAAGGGCCTCGGCGCGATCCACTCGCTCAGCCACCCGGTCGGCGCGGTCTACGGCACCCACCATGGCACCACGAACGCCTGCGTGATGCCGATGGTGCTCGATTACAACCGCGCCGCGATCGAGGAGCGGATCGAGAAAGCTGCCGCCTATCTCGGCATCGCGGGCGGCTTCGAGGGCTTCAAGGCGAAGGTCATGGAGCTGCGCAAGACCCTGAATATCCCGGAAAATCTGACCGCGATGGGGGTCAGGGCCGAGGATCTCGACATGCTGACCGAAATGGCGCTCGAAGACCCGTCCTGCGGCGGCAACCCGATCGAGATGACGCGCGAGAACACCCGCGCGCTGTTTGCGGCCTGCATGTGA
- a CDS encoding UDP-glucose dehydrogenase family protein: MKIAMIGTGYVGLVSGVCFSDFGHEVVCVDKDPKKIEMLTRGEVPIYEPGLDMLMAKNVAAGRLSFTGDLAAAVAGAEAVFIAVGTPTRRGDGHADLSYVMAAAEEIAGAMTGYTVVVTKSTVPVGTNRQVRQVIKKARPDAEFDVASNPEFLREGAAIDDFMRPDRVVVGVGSERAKEVMGEIYRPLFLREFPVLYTGLETAEMIKYAANAFLATKITFINEIARLCEKVGADVKEVSRGMGLDGRIGNKFLHAGPGYGGSCFPKDTQALARMGQDHAVPMQITETVIKVNEEVKRRMIDKIVDLCDGSVNGKTIAILGVTFKPNTDDMRDAPSLTIVPALVGAGAKVRAVDPQGEREGAHLLPHVIWTEDAYKAATKADCVVILTEWNEFRALDLKRLAKKMASPRMADLRNIYSAKDAKKAGFEAYTSVGR; encoded by the coding sequence ATGAAAATCGCCATGATCGGCACCGGCTATGTCGGGCTCGTTTCGGGGGTGTGTTTCTCCGATTTCGGCCATGAGGTCGTCTGTGTCGACAAGGATCCCAAGAAGATCGAGATGCTGACCCGCGGCGAGGTGCCGATCTACGAGCCGGGCCTCGACATGCTGATGGCGAAGAACGTGGCGGCGGGGCGGCTGAGCTTCACCGGCGATCTGGCGGCCGCGGTGGCGGGCGCGGAGGCGGTGTTCATTGCGGTCGGCACGCCCACCCGGCGCGGCGATGGCCATGCCGACCTGAGCTATGTGATGGCCGCCGCCGAGGAGATTGCCGGGGCGATGACCGGCTATACGGTCGTGGTGACGAAATCGACCGTGCCGGTCGGCACCAACCGCCAGGTCCGTCAGGTGATCAAGAAGGCCCGCCCCGATGCCGAGTTCGATGTCGCCTCGAACCCGGAATTCCTGCGCGAGGGGGCGGCGATCGACGATTTCATGCGCCCCGACCGGGTCGTCGTGGGCGTCGGCAGCGAGCGCGCCAAGGAGGTCATGGGCGAGATCTATCGGCCGCTGTTCCTGCGCGAATTCCCGGTGCTTTACACCGGGCTCGAGACCGCCGAGATGATCAAATATGCCGCCAACGCCTTCCTGGCGACCAAGATCACCTTCATCAACGAGATCGCGCGGCTGTGCGAGAAGGTTGGCGCCGATGTGAAGGAGGTGTCGCGCGGCATGGGGCTCGATGGCCGGATCGGCAACAAGTTCCTGCATGCGGGGCCGGGTTATGGCGGCTCGTGCTTCCCCAAGGACACCCAGGCGCTCGCGCGGATGGGGCAGGATCATGCGGTGCCGATGCAGATCACCGAGACGGTGATCAAGGTCAACGAGGAGGTGAAGCGGCGGATGATCGACAAGATCGTCGATCTCTGCGACGGCTCGGTGAATGGGAAAACCATTGCGATCCTTGGGGTTACCTTCAAGCCCAACACCGATGACATGCGCGATGCGCCGTCCTTGACGATCGTGCCGGCGCTCGTCGGCGCGGGGGCGAAGGTGCGGGCAGTCGACCCGCAGGGCGAGCGCGAGGGGGCGCATCTGTTGCCGCATGTGATCTGGACCGAGGATGCCTACAAGGCGGCGACCAAGGCCGATTGTGTGGTGATCCTGACCGAGTGGAACGAGTTCCGCGCGCTCGATCTGAAGCGGCTCGCCAAGAAGATGGCGAGCCCGCGGATGGCCGATCTGCGCAATATCTATTCGGCCAAGGATGCGAAGAAGGCGGGCTTCGAGGCCTATACCAGCGTCGGGCGCTGA